The region CTCTTCATGATGATGGCGTCCTCGACTGGATCATGGTAGTAGGCCTTTCTCTCAGCGATGACCGCCATCTTTTCTTTCTTGTAAAATGCTTGCGCTCGTTGATTTGACTTTCTGACTTCGAGGAAAATCTCCTTATCTGTCGGCATTTGAGAAAACAAAGCTGACGCAATTCCCTGACCCTGATAGTCTCCTTTAACAGCGATTTGCAAGACTTCTGCCTCAAAGATATTTTCCTGCACAGCTAGAAATCCAATCACTTCTGCCCCATCATAAGCTAGAGCATACCAAGTCTGGTCTTGGGACAGGTCTGCTTGGATTTGTTCCAGCGTCCAAGGACTGACTGGGTAAACATCCGCCATAACAGCATAGATGGCTTGAGCCAGGTCAGACTGCTGTTGGATTCGTTTAATTTCTATCATAGGCGTCTAATGTAAGACTCGCCAGACTCGGTGTGGTTCTTGAGCCAGTTTTCCTCAGCCTCAACACGTTTGAGGTAGTTGGGCACAAAATCATGCAAGGAGTCTGCTTCCTTGTCCCAAGCCAAAAGAGCTAGATTAGCTGCATTAGGCAAGGTTTCTTTGTAATTAGTCCTTGGTAAATGTTCTTGAATCTGCTCCACAAAGGCTCCAACTTCTCCGACAAAGGTTACCTGACTAGCACCCTTAACTTTCTCTAACACTTCTTCAAAAGATTGGTGCGCTTCTGGCATGACAGGTTTAGCATTTTTATAAAATCCTGCATAAACATTGTTGCGACGCGCATCCATCAAAGGAACGAACAAGCCTTCTTGTTGGTAGGGCACCAGAGCCAAGAGGCTAGACATACCAACTAACTCGATGTTCAGGGTATGAGCAAGCGTCTTGGCAGTTGCTACCGCAATTCGCAAGCCCGTGTAGCTACCTGGTCCCTCTGCCACCACGATTCGGTCCAAGTCCTTGGGAGTCCAGTCCAAACTCGCCATCAAAAAATCGATGGCAGGCATAAGGGTAATACTGTGATTTTTCTTGATGTTAAT is a window of Streptococcus mitis DNA encoding:
- the tsaB gene encoding tRNA (adenosine(37)-N6)-threonylcarbamoyltransferase complex dimerization subunit type 1 TsaB — its product is MKVLAFDTSSKALSLAILEDKQVLAETTINIKKNHSITLMPAIDFLMASLDWTPKDLDRIVVAEGPGSYTGLRIAVATAKTLAHTLNIELVGMSSLLALVPYQQEGLFVPLMDARRNNVYAGFYKNAKPVMPEAHQSFEEVLEKVKGASQVTFVGEVGAFVEQIQEHLPRTNYKETLPNAANLALLAWDKEADSLHDFVPNYLKRVEAEENWLKNHTESGESYIRRL
- the rimI gene encoding ribosomal protein S18-alanine N-acetyltransferase, whose protein sequence is MIEIKRIQQQSDLAQAIYAVMADVYPVSPWTLEQIQADLSQDQTWYALAYDGAEVIGFLAVQENIFEAEVLQIAVKGDYQGQGIASALFSQMPTDKEIFLEVRKSNQRAQAFYKKEKMAVIAERKAYYHDPVEDAIIMKREIDEG